The following are encoded together in the Mumia sp. Pv4-285 genome:
- a CDS encoding DUF4235 domain-containing protein — protein MARSKKKASDADGGKRKAPSKATWKLMDRTATIASGVLAAQGASLVWRAATGRKPPTDADSRNPDLATREAVTWAVLAGASAGVIKVVLNRQLVNYWVRSTGELPPGLLPTKFPPTVKLPES, from the coding sequence GTGGCGCGCAGCAAGAAGAAGGCGTCCGACGCCGACGGCGGCAAGCGGAAGGCCCCGAGCAAGGCCACCTGGAAGCTGATGGACCGCACCGCGACGATCGCGTCCGGCGTCCTCGCGGCCCAGGGCGCGTCGCTCGTGTGGCGCGCGGCGACCGGACGCAAGCCGCCGACGGACGCCGACTCGCGCAACCCCGACCTCGCGACCCGGGAGGCCGTCACCTGGGCGGTGCTGGCCGGCGCCAGCGCGGGCGTCATCAAGGTCGTCCTCAACCGGCAGCTGGTGAACTACTGGGTGCGTTCGACCGGCGAGCTCCCGCCGGGACTGCTGCCCACCAAGTTCCCGCCGACGGTCAAGCTCCCCGAGTCCTGA
- a CDS encoding DUF4193 domain-containing protein encodes MATDYDAPRKTEEEQSEDSIEELKARRHEKNSGKVDEDEVEAAESFELPGADLSHEELSVQVLPRQSDEFTCTSCFLVHHRSQLAREKGNQLICVDCA; translated from the coding sequence ATGGCGACTGATTACGACGCTCCTCGGAAGACCGAAGAAGAGCAGTCGGAAGACAGCATCGAGGAGCTCAAGGCACGCCGTCACGAGAAGAACTCGGGCAAGGTGGACGAGGACGAGGTCGAGGCCGCGGAGTCGTTCGAGCTTCCTGGTGCCGATCTGTCGCACGAAGAGCTCTCGGTCCAGGTGCTTCCGAGACAGTCGGACGAGTTCACGTGCACCTCGTGCTTCCTGGTGCACCACCGCAGTCAGCTGGCCCGGGAGAAGGGCAACCAGCTGATCTGCGTCGACTGCGCCTGA
- a CDS encoding inositol monophosphatase family protein, with the protein MSGRPSGDALLDLALRTAREAAAYARDVRPSGRVEVAATKSSDTDPVTAIDRATEQLVRERITAERPGDAILGEEGGESGRAEATSQVRWVVDPIDGTVNFIYGLAHSAVAIAAEVDGEVEVGCVVDITTGHEYTAIRGQGSYRREGPAERAVRLRSVAPPEAAHALVATGFNYVPDVRARQAVAVARLLLHVRDIRRTGSAALDFCMLAAGSFDAYVEQGLAPWDIAAGGLIAREAGVVVQGLDGIPDERLVVAAPEAFAQEFLRLVRACGF; encoded by the coding sequence GTGAGCGGGCGGCCGAGCGGCGACGCGCTGCTGGACCTCGCACTGAGGACTGCGCGCGAGGCCGCCGCGTACGCACGGGACGTGCGACCGTCCGGCCGGGTCGAGGTCGCCGCCACGAAGTCGAGCGACACCGACCCCGTCACCGCGATCGACCGGGCCACTGAGCAGCTGGTCCGCGAGCGCATCACCGCGGAGCGACCCGGGGACGCCATCCTGGGGGAGGAAGGCGGAGAGAGCGGCCGGGCAGAGGCGACGAGCCAGGTCCGGTGGGTCGTCGACCCGATCGACGGCACGGTGAACTTCATCTACGGACTGGCGCACTCCGCCGTGGCGATCGCTGCCGAGGTCGACGGCGAGGTCGAGGTGGGCTGCGTCGTCGACATCACGACCGGCCACGAGTACACCGCGATCCGCGGCCAGGGCTCGTACCGGCGCGAGGGGCCGGCGGAACGCGCCGTCCGGCTGCGGTCGGTGGCACCTCCCGAGGCGGCGCACGCGCTCGTCGCGACCGGGTTCAACTACGTCCCGGACGTCCGGGCGCGTCAGGCGGTCGCGGTCGCCCGGCTCCTGCTCCATGTACGTGACATCCGTCGCACCGGATCGGCGGCACTCGACTTCTGCATGCTCGCCGCCGGCAGCTTCGACGCGTACGTCGAGCAAGGTCTCGCGCCGTGGGACATCGCCGCAGGTGGCCTCATCGCCCGCGAGGCCGGGGTTGTCGTCCAAGGACTGGACGGAATCCCCGACGAGCGTCTCGTCGTGGCGGCCCCAGAAGCGTTCGCGCAGGAATTTTTACGACTCGTTCGCGCTTGTGGCTTCTGA
- a CDS encoding ferrochelatase: MDPVAPDTSPYDAFLLVSFGGPEQPDDVVPFLENVTRGRGIPKERLVEVGEHYFSFGGRSPINDQNRDLIAVLRLELASHGIDLPIYWGNRNWDPYLTDTLAQMREDGVERAVSLFTSAYTSYSGCRQYRENLYDASTAIGEGAPRLDRVRHYFNHPGFVAPFVDGAVAALEQLGRDGHDSDAARLVFVTHSIPDAMNAASGRHVVEGAEVGGEAYVREHRDVADVIASQVAERTGVERPYELVYCSRSGPPQVPWLEPDVNDHLESVAASGVGAVVLLPIGFVSDHMEVIYDLDTEAKATAERLGLGFARVPTPGVDARFVAAIRELVVERAALARDEAPDQPAVGALPPGWNVCPVGCCANLREPGRPALLGSDR; the protein is encoded by the coding sequence ATGGATCCCGTGGCCCCCGACACCAGCCCGTACGACGCGTTCCTCCTGGTCTCGTTCGGTGGCCCGGAGCAACCCGACGACGTCGTCCCGTTCCTCGAGAACGTCACGCGCGGTCGCGGCATCCCGAAGGAGCGGCTCGTCGAGGTGGGGGAGCACTACTTCTCGTTCGGCGGGCGCTCGCCGATCAACGACCAGAACCGCGACCTCATCGCGGTGCTGCGCCTCGAGCTGGCGTCGCACGGCATCGATCTCCCGATCTACTGGGGCAACCGCAACTGGGACCCCTACCTCACGGACACCCTCGCCCAGATGCGTGAGGACGGAGTGGAGCGGGCGGTCTCCCTCTTCACCAGCGCCTACACCTCGTACTCCGGCTGTCGCCAGTACCGCGAGAACCTGTACGACGCCTCGACGGCGATCGGCGAGGGAGCTCCACGGCTGGACCGGGTGCGCCACTACTTCAACCACCCCGGCTTCGTCGCGCCGTTCGTGGACGGGGCAGTCGCGGCGCTCGAACAGCTCGGGCGCGACGGCCACGACAGCGACGCCGCCCGGCTCGTCTTCGTCACCCACTCCATCCCGGACGCGATGAACGCCGCGAGCGGCCGCCATGTCGTCGAGGGGGCCGAGGTCGGGGGAGAGGCGTACGTCCGGGAGCACCGCGACGTAGCCGACGTCATCGCCTCCCAGGTCGCGGAACGGACCGGCGTCGAACGGCCGTACGAGCTCGTCTACTGCTCCCGGTCCGGGCCCCCACAGGTCCCGTGGCTCGAGCCGGACGTCAACGACCACCTGGAGTCGGTCGCCGCCAGCGGCGTCGGGGCGGTCGTCCTGCTGCCGATCGGCTTCGTCTCGGACCACATGGAGGTCATCTACGACCTCGACACCGAGGCCAAGGCCACCGCGGAGCGCCTCGGGCTCGGGTTCGCGCGGGTTCCGACGCCGGGCGTCGACGCACGGTTCGTGGCGGCGATCCGCGAGCTGGTCGTGGAGCGTGCCGCTCTCGCGCGGGACGAGGCTCCGGACCAGCCCGCGGTCGGCGCGCTGCCGCCGGGCTGGAACGTCTGCCCGGTCGGGTGCTGCGCCAACCTGCGCGAGCCGGGACGCCCCGCGCTGCTGGGGTCGGACCGGTGA
- a CDS encoding MFS transporter — MLDSYRRILAVPGAPAFSAAALVARLPISMLGLGLVLLVSEQTGSYAKAGTISAAAVIANAVGAPVQGRLTDRFGQHRVLPATAALFGFSLALGLLAIYEDVPAPVPHLLAAVIGFALPQAGSMVRARWTHNAPPSMIPTAYALEAVLDEVVFIVGPVVVTFLATLVSPYVGLIVAGVAGVSGSVALAVQRRTEPPSGRASDAASGSRGRLPYGLLVPLVGAGVGFGVLFGAAEVVTVAVADHAGHKELSGVLLAIWAAGSLIAGFLVGARPLPISPLTQLRITTAVLTMSIVPLLVTSALPLVAVALFVSGFAIAPSMVASTQLIERGVPKARLTEGISWFTTGLATGVAPGAAVSGWVVDNAAPSWGYLVCLVAGVLAAAGAWVVRVPRTEPADWDEPAHATSSGQ, encoded by the coding sequence GTGCTCGACTCGTACCGCCGGATCCTCGCGGTGCCCGGTGCGCCGGCCTTCAGCGCCGCGGCGCTGGTGGCCCGCCTGCCGATCTCCATGCTGGGGCTCGGACTCGTGCTCCTCGTCTCGGAGCAGACCGGCTCGTACGCGAAGGCGGGCACGATCTCCGCTGCCGCGGTGATCGCGAACGCCGTCGGCGCGCCCGTCCAGGGGCGCCTCACCGACCGGTTCGGGCAGCACCGCGTCCTTCCCGCGACCGCCGCGCTGTTCGGGTTCTCCCTCGCGCTCGGTCTGCTCGCGATCTACGAGGACGTCCCAGCGCCCGTGCCGCACCTGCTCGCAGCGGTCATCGGGTTCGCGCTCCCGCAGGCGGGCTCGATGGTGCGTGCCCGGTGGACCCACAACGCCCCGCCGTCGATGATCCCCACCGCCTACGCGCTCGAGGCGGTCCTCGACGAGGTCGTGTTCATCGTCGGCCCGGTGGTCGTCACGTTCCTCGCGACCCTCGTCAGCCCGTACGTGGGGCTGATCGTCGCCGGGGTCGCGGGTGTCAGCGGATCCGTGGCGCTCGCGGTCCAGCGGCGTACGGAGCCGCCGTCGGGGCGGGCGAGCGATGCAGCGTCAGGCAGCCGCGGGCGTCTGCCCTACGGGCTCCTGGTCCCGCTCGTCGGCGCGGGGGTCGGGTTCGGTGTGCTCTTCGGTGCGGCCGAGGTCGTGACGGTGGCCGTTGCCGACCACGCCGGTCACAAGGAGCTGTCCGGCGTGCTCCTCGCGATCTGGGCGGCGGGCAGCCTGATCGCCGGCTTCCTCGTCGGCGCGCGCCCGTTGCCGATCTCTCCTCTCACCCAGCTGCGGATCACGACCGCAGTCCTCACCATGAGCATCGTCCCGCTCCTGGTCACGTCGGCGCTGCCGCTGGTCGCTGTCGCGCTCTTCGTGTCCGGGTTCGCGATCGCCCCCAGCATGGTCGCGTCCACGCAGCTGATCGAGCGCGGGGTGCCGAAGGCGCGCCTCACCGAAGGGATCTCGTGGTTCACGACCGGCCTGGCCACCGGGGTCGCCCCTGGCGCCGCCGTGTCGGGCTGGGTCGTCGACAACGCCGCTCCGTCGTGGGGCTACCTGGTGTGCCTCGTGGCCGGGGTTCTCGCCGCGGCCGGGGCTTGGGTGGTCCGCGTCCCGCGCACCGAGCCCGCCGACTGGGACGAGCCCGCGCACGCCACCAGCAGCGGTCAGTAG
- a CDS encoding trimeric intracellular cation channel family protein has product MSTALVVLDLVGIAAFALSGALVAVRKPLDVFGVLVLAGATGLGGGFLRDLLIGATPPAALMDWRYLLVPFVAGLVAFRFHPVLGRLEREISVFDAAGMGLFSVTGAVKALEYGLEPPAAALLGMVTAIGGGVIRDLLAGRVPVVLREELYAFPALVGASIAVAAVELGLHGVWVLVPGAVIAFGYRMIALRRGWHAPLPPGMDGY; this is encoded by the coding sequence GTGTCCACCGCGCTCGTCGTCCTCGACCTGGTCGGTATCGCCGCCTTCGCGTTGTCGGGAGCACTCGTCGCGGTGCGCAAGCCGCTCGACGTCTTCGGCGTGCTCGTCCTCGCGGGAGCGACGGGTCTCGGTGGCGGCTTCCTCCGCGACCTCCTCATCGGGGCGACACCGCCGGCAGCGCTGATGGACTGGCGCTACCTCCTGGTGCCGTTCGTCGCCGGGCTCGTCGCGTTCCGGTTCCATCCCGTGCTCGGGCGGCTCGAGCGCGAGATCTCGGTCTTCGACGCGGCGGGGATGGGCCTGTTCAGCGTGACCGGAGCGGTCAAGGCGCTCGAGTACGGCCTCGAGCCGCCGGCGGCAGCGCTGCTCGGCATGGTCACCGCGATCGGCGGCGGCGTGATCCGCGACCTGCTGGCAGGCCGGGTCCCGGTCGTCCTGCGCGAGGAGCTGTACGCGTTCCCCGCCCTGGTCGGCGCCTCGATCGCGGTCGCGGCCGTGGAGCTCGGCCTGCACGGTGTGTGGGTCCTCGTGCCGGGAGCCGTCATCGCGTTCGGCTACCGGATGATCGCCCTCCGTCGGGGGTGGCACGCGCCGCTCCCACCGGGGATGGACGGCTACTGA
- the sepH gene encoding septation protein SepH: MRDLTVVGLSEDQQFLVLRGPVGELFRVAVDDRMRATLRNDRARLGQLEIAMDSALRPRDIQARIRRGESPEEVAAAAELPVERILGYAHPVLAEREHMAERARGATVRRKHAQSNALTLGESVDTTLRSRGIDPSSAGWDSYRRDDARWTVTVRAGAVSAEYVFDPAGRYTFADDDGARELVGDVPEASDSAEMAIADAVSRPVDVVELGSDPRVTSLRQARARRAAAANDRADEQLSLHDIPGVVEDVEPTLELDEPRAAAPTAPPAPNDEPHSDAPFDVPAARGPEESADVPSSDDAADDTPDGADEQPRKRAPRRRERRRVPSWDEIMFGDKA; this comes from the coding sequence ATGCGAGACCTCACCGTGGTGGGGCTGAGCGAGGACCAGCAGTTCCTGGTCCTGCGCGGCCCGGTCGGTGAGCTGTTCCGCGTCGCTGTCGACGACCGGATGCGCGCCACCCTCAGGAACGACCGGGCACGACTCGGCCAGTTGGAGATAGCGATGGACAGTGCACTGCGTCCGCGAGACATCCAGGCTCGGATCCGCCGTGGAGAGTCGCCGGAGGAGGTGGCAGCCGCTGCGGAGCTCCCGGTGGAACGGATCTTGGGTTACGCCCACCCCGTCCTCGCCGAGCGCGAGCACATGGCTGAGCGGGCGCGCGGCGCGACCGTGCGCCGCAAGCACGCGCAGTCGAACGCGCTGACCCTCGGCGAGTCGGTCGACACGACGCTGCGCAGCCGCGGCATCGATCCCTCCTCCGCCGGATGGGACTCCTACCGCCGTGACGACGCCCGGTGGACGGTCACCGTGCGCGCCGGGGCGGTGTCGGCCGAGTACGTGTTCGACCCCGCCGGTCGTTACACGTTCGCCGACGACGACGGCGCGCGCGAGCTCGTGGGCGACGTCCCCGAGGCGTCTGACTCGGCCGAGATGGCGATCGCCGACGCCGTCTCGCGGCCGGTGGACGTCGTCGAGCTCGGGTCCGACCCCCGCGTCACGTCGCTGCGTCAGGCGCGTGCACGGCGTGCCGCCGCCGCGAACGACCGCGCCGACGAACAGCTCAGCCTGCACGACATCCCTGGTGTCGTCGAGGACGTCGAGCCGACGCTCGAGCTCGACGAACCGCGTGCCGCCGCGCCCACGGCACCTCCCGCGCCCAACGACGAGCCACACTCGGACGCGCCGTTCGACGTACCCGCCGCGCGAGGGCCGGAAGAGTCTGCGGACGTCCCGTCGTCCGACGACGCGGCGGACGACACCCCGGACGGTGCCGACGAGCAGCCGCGCAAGCGGGCCCCTCGGCGTCGCGAGCGCCGCCGGGTCCCGTCGTGGGACGAGATCATGTTCGGCGACAAGGCCTGA
- a CDS encoding TM2 domain-containing protein, with translation MTETPPSGQPDPTTPDAGGPGSSQPDPAQAPDGGWGWAPDPAGGGATGQEAPYGQQPGYDPQQPGYGYGQQPPYGQQPYGYGQQPPYGQQPYGYGQQPPYGAPYGYVDPYAKSKLVAGLLGIFLGGFGIHRFYLGFTGIGVAQIIVTILTCGIGAIWGFIEGILYLVGANGLTTDATGRPLKE, from the coding sequence GTGACCGAAACCCCTCCCTCCGGACAGCCGGACCCCACGACGCCGGACGCCGGCGGGCCGGGCAGCAGCCAGCCCGATCCAGCACAGGCGCCGGACGGCGGATGGGGCTGGGCGCCGGACCCCGCCGGCGGTGGAGCGACCGGCCAGGAGGCGCCGTACGGTCAGCAGCCCGGCTACGATCCGCAGCAGCCCGGCTACGGCTACGGTCAGCAGCCGCCGTACGGTCAGCAGCCCTACGGCTACGGTCAGCAACCGCCGTACGGTCAGCAGCCCTACGGCTACGGTCAGCAGCCGCCGTACGGTGCTCCGTACGGCTACGTCGACCCCTACGCGAAGAGCAAGCTCGTGGCCGGGCTGCTCGGCATCTTCCTGGGCGGGTTCGGCATCCACCGGTTCTATCTCGGCTTCACCGGGATCGGCGTCGCCCAGATCATCGTCACGATCCTGACGTGCGGCATCGGCGCGATCTGGGGATTCATCGAAGGCATCCTCTATCTCGTCGGTGCCAACGGACTGACGACGGACGCCACCGGTCGTCCGCTCAAGGAATGA
- a CDS encoding DUF2630 family protein, protein MTTEHDILGTISSLVAEEKDLRSRRERGETDADTELARLAEVETQLDQCWDLLRQRRAKEEFGEDPATAKVRPADEVEGYLS, encoded by the coding sequence ATGACGACCGAGCACGACATCCTGGGCACGATCTCCTCGCTCGTGGCCGAGGAGAAGGACCTGCGGAGCCGCCGCGAACGCGGTGAGACCGACGCGGACACCGAGCTGGCACGGCTCGCCGAGGTGGAGACCCAGCTCGACCAGTGCTGGGACCTGCTCCGCCAGCGGCGGGCGAAGGAGGAGTTCGGCGAGGACCCCGCGACAGCGAAGGTCCGGCCGGCCGACGAGGTCGAGGGCTACCTCAGCTGA
- a CDS encoding NYN domain-containing protein — MTRLARSDRHAILVDAGYLLASSAQVLVGTSLRRAIAVSWERLVTGIKTSVAETTDTDLLRVFWYDAANAQATRQLSEEHNLVSLLPDVKLRLGRVNNEGAQKGVDTRIALDLVNLALQGAVAEIYLVSGDDDLTEAVDMAQDYGVRVTLFNVPNDTSRIGVHATAMNLARVVDERLRIPIDLLRTVITPSPRPLEKPLAPVAEAAAVAGVAVREPEAAPALRIPTPSDVARLHPAPAPPAEQVEPTVALAWSSSTGQGGRRGGDPDADLREQIPEVVRAVVRNWLDSATQADVRALISTRPTIPGDVDSTLLTDLVARSDDRYRILQTETRWQLREAFWSEIDQHV; from the coding sequence ATGACTCGGCTCGCTCGATCTGATCGGCACGCCATCCTCGTCGACGCGGGCTATCTGCTCGCCTCGTCGGCGCAGGTCCTCGTCGGCACCTCGTTGCGCCGCGCGATCGCCGTCAGCTGGGAACGCCTCGTCACCGGCATCAAGACGTCCGTCGCCGAGACGACGGACACCGATCTGCTGCGCGTGTTCTGGTACGACGCCGCGAACGCGCAGGCGACGCGACAGCTGTCGGAGGAGCACAACCTCGTCTCGCTGCTGCCGGACGTGAAGCTCCGCCTCGGTCGCGTCAACAACGAAGGCGCCCAGAAGGGCGTGGACACCCGCATCGCCCTCGACCTGGTCAACCTCGCCCTCCAGGGTGCCGTCGCCGAGATCTATCTCGTGTCGGGCGACGACGACCTGACCGAGGCCGTGGACATGGCACAGGACTACGGGGTCCGCGTGACGCTGTTCAACGTCCCGAACGACACTTCGCGGATCGGCGTCCACGCGACGGCGATGAACCTCGCGAGGGTCGTCGACGAACGCCTGCGGATCCCGATCGATCTCCTGCGCACGGTGATCACGCCGTCCCCCCGGCCGCTCGAGAAGCCGCTCGCCCCGGTCGCCGAGGCCGCAGCGGTTGCCGGCGTGGCCGTCCGCGAGCCCGAGGCGGCTCCGGCGCTTCGGATCCCCACACCGTCGGACGTCGCCCGGCTGCACCCGGCCCCCGCGCCACCGGCCGAGCAGGTCGAGCCCACCGTCGCCCTCGCCTGGAGCAGCAGCACCGGACAGGGCGGTCGACGCGGCGGCGACCCTGACGCCGACCTGCGGGAGCAGATCCCGGAGGTGGTGAGGGCCGTCGTCCGCAACTGGCTCGACTCTGCCACCCAGGCCGACGTCCGTGCCCTGATCTCGACCCGCCCGACGATACCCGGGGACGTCGACTCGACGTTGCTCACCGATCTCGTCGCCCGCAGCGACGACCGGTACCGGATCCTCCAGACCGAGACGCGCTGGCAGCTGCGCGAGGCGTTCTGGTCCGAGATCGACCAGCACGTCTAG
- a CDS encoding TetR/AcrR family transcriptional regulator, with product MLSHGQGFDRSSQPLRAHNAIPRDRVLDAARDLVVEVGLRGLTMADLARRADVSRATLYRTWPNVNGVVADLFTREFHRMLEAVIRGISGGDARTMLVVITVGMVRETRRLPLLRRIVELDPGFLAPYILHRRGRSTQEQARLLEDLIRDGQADGSIRDGDTSVLASAVLLDAWAFVLTAPVFVDEGDLDALDQELTTMLDRFLRP from the coding sequence ATGCTGTCGCACGGTCAGGGCTTCGACCGATCCTCCCAGCCGTTGCGCGCCCACAACGCCATCCCCCGCGACCGCGTGCTCGACGCCGCCCGCGACCTCGTGGTCGAGGTGGGCCTGCGCGGTCTCACCATGGCCGATCTGGCGCGACGTGCCGACGTCTCGCGGGCGACGCTCTACCGGACCTGGCCGAACGTCAACGGCGTGGTCGCCGACCTGTTCACGCGCGAGTTCCACCGGATGCTGGAGGCGGTGATCCGGGGCATCTCCGGTGGCGACGCACGCACGATGCTCGTGGTGATCACCGTCGGCATGGTCCGCGAGACGCGCAGGCTCCCGCTGCTGCGACGCATCGTCGAGCTCGATCCCGGCTTCCTCGCGCCCTACATCCTGCATCGACGAGGACGCAGCACCCAGGAGCAGGCACGCCTCCTGGAGGACCTCATCCGCGACGGGCAGGCCGACGGGTCGATCCGGGACGGCGACACGTCGGTGCTGGCGTCGGCGGTCCTCCTGGACGCCTGGGCCTTCGTCCTCACGGCGCCCGTGTTCGTCGATGAAGGCGACCTCGACGCTCTCGACCAAGAGCTCACGACCATGCTCGACCGGTTCCTCCGCCCCTGA
- a CDS encoding DsbA family oxidoreductase translates to MTDPLKVDVWSDIACPWCFIGKRRFEAGVDEYRAAGGDREIEVEYHSFELAPDTPVDFEGSEVEFLAGHKGLDEARVHQMLTQVTDIAASVGLAYDFEALKHTKTLKAHQVLHLAKARGIQLDVVERLFTAYFEEGRHVGHDDELADLAAEAGLDRDEVLQVLADESYADDVRADIAQAQAYGINGVPFFVVEGRYGVSGAQEPQAFAQVLSTVAAEAVAR, encoded by the coding sequence ATGACTGATCCCCTGAAGGTCGACGTGTGGTCCGACATCGCCTGCCCGTGGTGCTTCATCGGGAAGCGGCGGTTCGAAGCCGGCGTCGACGAGTACAGGGCAGCCGGGGGCGACCGCGAGATCGAGGTCGAGTACCACTCGTTCGAGCTGGCTCCCGACACGCCCGTCGACTTCGAGGGGTCGGAGGTGGAGTTCCTCGCCGGCCACAAGGGCCTCGACGAGGCACGCGTGCACCAGATGCTGACGCAAGTCACGGACATCGCGGCGAGCGTCGGTCTCGCGTACGACTTCGAGGCGCTCAAGCACACCAAGACGCTGAAGGCGCACCAGGTGCTGCACCTCGCCAAGGCGCGGGGCATCCAGCTCGATGTCGTCGAGCGGCTCTTCACGGCCTACTTCGAGGAGGGGCGCCACGTCGGGCACGACGACGAGCTCGCCGACCTCGCCGCAGAGGCCGGTCTCGATCGGGACGAGGTGCTCCAGGTCCTGGCGGACGAGTCGTACGCCGACGACGTCCGGGCCGACATCGCCCAGGCCCAGGCCTACGGCATCAACGGCGTGCCGTTCTTCGTGGTCGAGGGACGGTACGGAGTGTCGGGGGCCCAAGAGCCGCAGGCGTTCGCCCAGGTCCTCTCGACGGTCGCCGCCGAGGCGGTGGCCCGGTGA